A region of Paenibacillus sp. JNUCC-31 DNA encodes the following proteins:
- the aroF gene encoding 3-deoxy-7-phosphoheptulonate synthase, protein MIVIAGKATPEEHIQDIVATIEKEGLQVHISRGEDRTIIGLIGKVEPKMAEHLRQMKGVENVVKISKSYKLASRDFHPEDTVISIKGVDIGGKELVIMGGPCAVESAAQIDEIAGLVKAAGAQVLRGGAFKPRTGPYSFQGTGVEGLIMMAEAGKKHDLLTITEVMTPEYVDICAEYADILQVGTRNMQNFDLLRKLGECGKPVLLKRGFSATYDELLNAAEYILAGGNPNVMLCERGIRTFESYTRNTLDLSAIPVLQSLSHLPVISDPSHGTGRRELVEPMTKASVAAGANGLIIEMHTDPDNSMTGDGVQSLFPDQFANLLQDLEKLAPIVGKSFNTAKQPAAFFPARVGV, encoded by the coding sequence ATGATCGTTATTGCAGGTAAAGCTACGCCGGAGGAACATATTCAGGATATCGTCGCTACAATTGAGAAAGAAGGACTTCAGGTTCATATCTCTCGTGGAGAAGATCGGACCATCATTGGTTTGATTGGCAAAGTTGAGCCGAAAATGGCTGAACACCTGCGTCAAATGAAGGGTGTGGAGAATGTCGTCAAGATTTCTAAGTCCTACAAATTGGCAAGCCGCGACTTCCATCCGGAAGATACCGTGATTTCCATCAAAGGGGTAGACATCGGCGGCAAAGAACTTGTGATTATGGGTGGACCTTGTGCAGTTGAATCGGCAGCACAGATTGATGAAATTGCCGGACTAGTTAAAGCTGCTGGAGCACAAGTGCTGCGCGGTGGCGCATTTAAGCCGCGTACAGGTCCTTATAGTTTCCAAGGCACAGGTGTAGAGGGATTGATCATGATGGCAGAAGCAGGCAAGAAGCATGATCTGCTGACCATCACAGAAGTTATGACACCTGAATATGTGGATATCTGTGCCGAGTACGCAGACATTTTGCAAGTAGGCACACGTAACATGCAGAACTTTGATCTGCTGCGCAAATTGGGCGAGTGCGGCAAACCGGTATTGCTGAAACGTGGGTTCAGTGCAACTTATGATGAACTGTTGAATGCGGCTGAATACATTCTTGCAGGTGGCAATCCAAATGTTATGCTGTGTGAGCGTGGTATTCGTACATTCGAATCCTACACACGGAATACGCTCGATCTGTCGGCTATCCCTGTCCTGCAGTCTCTGAGCCATCTGCCAGTCATTTCGGACCCGAGCCATGGTACTGGACGCCGTGAACTGGTAGAACCGATGACAAAGGCTTCTGTTGCTGCTGGTGCCAACGGCCTGATTATTGAAATGCACACAGACCCTGATAACTCGATGACAGGAGATGGGGTGCAATCACTGTTCCCTGACCAATTTGCCAACCTGCTTCAGGATCTGGAGAAATTGGCACCGATCGTGGGTAAATCGTTCAATACGGCTAAACAACCGGCTGCGTTTTTCCCGGCTCGAGTGGGCGTATAA
- the serC gene encoding 3-phosphoserine/phosphohydroxythreonine transaminase, translated as MTKRAYNFNAGPAALPLEVLERAQAEFVDFRNTGMSIMEMSHRGAVYESVHNEAQERLLSLLGNPKGYKVLFLQGGASTQFAMLPMNLLGEGQTASYVMTGSWAKKALSEAKLIGETHVAASSEADKYMKLPDVSNLSLPERTAYVHLTSNETIEGTQFKSFPDTGSVPLIADMSSDIFCKPFDLNQFGMIYAGAQKNLGPSGITVVIAREELVSESPKTIPTMMRYSTHTENNSLYNTPPSFSVYMVNEVLKWIEEQGGLTGIEQKNTKKAELLYNAIDSSGDFYRGCVDPADRSLMNVTFRLASEELEKQFIKASEQEGFVGLKGHRSVGGLRASIYNAAPYESVKALTDFMSHFQKTNG; from the coding sequence GTGACAAAGAGAGCGTATAATTTTAATGCAGGACCTGCGGCGTTGCCACTTGAGGTACTGGAGCGTGCTCAGGCAGAATTTGTTGATTTTCGTAACACAGGTATGTCGATTATGGAGATGTCTCACCGTGGTGCGGTGTACGAATCTGTACATAATGAAGCTCAGGAGCGCTTGTTGTCGCTGCTAGGCAATCCGAAAGGATATAAGGTTCTCTTCCTGCAGGGTGGAGCGAGCACTCAGTTCGCTATGTTGCCGATGAACCTGCTCGGGGAAGGGCAGACAGCCAGTTACGTCATGACAGGCAGCTGGGCCAAGAAGGCGTTGTCTGAAGCGAAGCTTATCGGGGAAACACATGTCGCTGCATCTTCCGAAGCGGATAAATACATGAAATTGCCGGATGTGTCGAATCTTAGTTTGCCGGAACGCACAGCTTATGTTCATTTGACTTCTAATGAAACGATTGAAGGAACGCAATTCAAGTCATTCCCGGATACCGGTTCGGTGCCGCTTATTGCGGATATGTCGAGTGACATATTCTGTAAACCGTTTGATCTGAATCAATTCGGCATGATCTATGCAGGTGCACAGAAGAACCTTGGCCCATCTGGGATTACCGTCGTTATTGCCCGCGAAGAGCTGGTAAGCGAATCACCAAAAACAATTCCAACGATGATGCGTTACAGCACACATACGGAAAACAATTCTCTATATAATACACCGCCGTCTTTCTCCGTATATATGGTGAATGAGGTTCTAAAATGGATTGAAGAACAGGGTGGACTCACCGGGATAGAGCAAAAAAACACGAAAAAAGCAGAATTGCTCTATAATGCCATTGATTCCTCCGGGGACTTCTACCGTGGTTGTGTAGACCCGGCTGATCGTTCCCTGATGAATGTGACCTTCCGCCTGGCTTCCGAAGAATTGGAGAAACAGTTCATCAAGGCTTCAGAGCAAGAAGGGTTTGTGGGCCTGAAAGGACATCGCAGTGTGGGTGGCCTTCGAGCTTCCATTTACAATGCAGCGCCATATGAGAGTGTTAAGGCACTTACGGACTTCATGAGCCACTTCCAGAAGACAAATGGATAA
- the trmL gene encoding tRNA (uridine(34)/cytosine(34)/5-carboxymethylaminomethyluridine(34)-2'-O)-methyltransferase TrmL, protein MALHIVLVEPEIPANTGNISRTCAATGTHLHLVRPLGFRTDDATLKRAGLDYWDAVHIEYHDSFAEVQEQYPEGRFFYATTKAKNLYSDFEFQDGDFLVFGKETKGLPPELIAANPETCMKMPMTGDVRSLNLSNSAAIIVYEALRQLDFPGLD, encoded by the coding sequence ATGGCTTTGCATATCGTTCTGGTTGAACCGGAGATTCCGGCAAATACAGGCAATATTTCTCGTACTTGTGCGGCTACCGGCACGCATTTGCATCTCGTGCGTCCACTTGGATTCCGTACGGATGACGCCACACTGAAACGGGCGGGTCTGGATTACTGGGATGCCGTTCATATTGAATATCATGATTCGTTTGCCGAGGTTCAGGAACAATACCCTGAAGGACGTTTTTTCTACGCAACCACGAAAGCGAAAAATCTTTATAGCGATTTCGAATTTCAAGATGGAGATTTCTTGGTCTTTGGTAAAGAAACAAAAGGCTTGCCGCCCGAATTAATAGCTGCGAACCCGGAAACTTGTATGAAAATGCCAATGACAGGCGATGTCAGATCGTTGAATTTGTCAAACTCAGCAGCAATCATTGTATATGAGGCGCTGCGTCAACTGGATTTCCCTGGCCTGGATTAA
- a CDS encoding AbrB/MazE/SpoVT family DNA-binding domain-containing protein, which translates to MKPAGVVRKVDQLGRIVLPKSLRKRYQMNEGDPVEILVQGDHIILERYRPKCIFCGSMEEVNEFKERYICAQCLDEMTQLPQHG; encoded by the coding sequence ATGAAGCCAGCTGGAGTCGTTCGCAAAGTTGACCAATTGGGTAGGATCGTATTGCCTAAATCTTTGCGTAAAAGGTATCAAATGAATGAGGGAGATCCTGTAGAGATCTTAGTACAAGGGGACCATATCATTCTGGAGAGATACCGTCCAAAATGTATTTTCTGCGGATCGATGGAAGAAGTCAATGAGTTCAAAGAGCGTTACATATGCGCACAATGTTTAGATGAAATGACCCAGCTTCCACAGCACGGGTAA
- a CDS encoding carbohydrate ABC transporter permease, whose amino-acid sequence MSKKASKKPRIGTERMTFLDYIIFAILLVLALMILIPFWNVIMISFATQKEYAANPFLMFPKEFTLDSYRALFANGTILSGYKNTIILLVIGLPLSLFLTTSMAYGLSRSNFPFKKFLFFLVLFTMIFNGGIVPLYLVMKSLHLTGTLWSVILAGSFSAFNMILMMNYFYTLPESLMESARLDGAGEWRILFSVVLPLATPIMATITLFYGVAYWNSWYDAMIFLRKADQLPLQNVLRAIIVTSQTNASNASSVDATQVSNFSMGMKMAAVFVTMVPIMCFFPMLQKHFAKGVLTGAIKT is encoded by the coding sequence ATGAGCAAGAAAGCTAGCAAAAAGCCGAGAATTGGTACAGAAAGAATGACATTTCTCGATTACATTATCTTCGCCATATTACTTGTGCTTGCCCTGATGATTCTGATTCCGTTCTGGAATGTCATCATGATCTCGTTCGCAACACAAAAAGAATATGCTGCCAATCCATTTTTGATGTTCCCTAAAGAGTTCACTCTGGATTCCTATAGAGCACTGTTTGCTAACGGAACGATTCTGTCGGGATACAAAAACACCATTATTTTGCTCGTCATCGGCTTGCCACTCAGTTTGTTCCTGACAACAAGCATGGCGTACGGTCTTAGCCGCAGCAACTTCCCGTTCAAGAAATTTCTCTTTTTCCTGGTACTGTTCACCATGATTTTCAATGGTGGTATTGTACCGCTGTACCTGGTCATGAAATCACTTCACCTTACAGGTACGCTGTGGTCCGTTATCCTGGCGGGAAGCTTCAGTGCTTTCAATATGATTCTGATGATGAACTACTTTTATACCTTGCCTGAATCGCTGATGGAATCCGCGAGACTGGATGGTGCAGGAGAGTGGAGAATTCTGTTCTCGGTTGTCCTTCCGCTGGCTACACCAATTATGGCTACGATTACGTTGTTCTACGGCGTGGCGTACTGGAACAGTTGGTACGATGCGATGATATTCCTGCGAAAAGCGGATCAGTTGCCGCTGCAGAATGTATTGCGGGCGATTATTGTCACATCCCAGACAAACGCATCCAATGCTTCGAGCGTAGATGCAACCCAAGTGAGCAATTTCTCAATGGGTATGAAGATGGCGGCAGTATTTGTCACCATGGTACCAATTATGTGTTTCTTCCCAATGCTGCAAAAACACTTTGCCAAAGGGGTATTAACAGGGGCTATCAAGACCTGA
- a CDS encoding ABC transporter permease: protein MKPAAEGPSKKLKGNLKGNSLWSEIWKHRMTYTLLVPGLVWLILFAYMPMGGLSLAFKDYKANLGIWGSPWSGFENFKYVFRDPTFIDAVWRTLYINILKLIIQFPFPIILALLLNELRMRRGKKWFQTVLTFPHFLSWIIVSGVVINVLAYDGLVNSALGLLGLPTINFLGSESNFVPMLLLTDIWKSSGWGAIIFLAAISGIDQDQYESAQIDGASRMQQMFRITLPNILPTITVMFILSVGGLMSSGFDQIFNLANAATKNVSEVLDVYIYRITFQSSTDFSFSTAVSLFRSLVNMVLLLLADRFAKWLGGDGLFR from the coding sequence TTGAAACCTGCAGCCGAAGGACCTAGCAAAAAGCTGAAGGGAAACTTGAAAGGCAATTCGCTCTGGAGTGAAATCTGGAAGCACAGAATGACTTACACCCTTCTTGTTCCGGGGCTCGTCTGGCTAATCCTGTTTGCCTACATGCCAATGGGAGGCCTGTCTCTTGCGTTTAAAGACTACAAGGCGAACCTGGGAATTTGGGGAAGCCCATGGAGCGGATTTGAGAATTTCAAATACGTTTTCCGTGACCCAACCTTTATCGACGCAGTATGGCGGACGCTGTACATCAACATTCTGAAACTGATTATTCAGTTCCCGTTCCCTATCATTCTAGCCCTGCTGCTGAATGAGTTGCGGATGCGCAGAGGGAAAAAGTGGTTCCAAACGGTTCTTACGTTCCCGCACTTCCTGTCATGGATCATCGTATCCGGGGTAGTTATCAATGTTCTGGCGTATGACGGACTGGTGAACAGTGCACTCGGATTACTCGGATTGCCAACCATTAACTTCCTGGGCTCCGAGTCCAACTTTGTACCCATGCTGCTGTTGACGGATATTTGGAAATCAAGTGGATGGGGTGCGATTATCTTCCTGGCTGCCATTTCTGGTATCGATCAGGATCAGTATGAATCAGCACAGATTGACGGAGCATCCCGTATGCAGCAGATGTTCCGCATCACATTGCCAAACATTCTTCCTACAATCACCGTCATGTTTATCCTGTCGGTCGGTGGATTGATGTCTTCCGGTTTCGACCAGATCTTCAACTTGGCGAATGCCGCAACCAAAAATGTATCGGAAGTATTGGATGTATACATCTATCGGATTACGTTCCAGTCTTCAACGGACTTCTCATTCTCGACAGCGGTCAGCTTGTTCCGTTCCCTCGTGAATATGGTCTTGCTGCTTCTCGCAGACAGATTTGCCAAGTGGCTTGGCGGAGACGGTTTGTTCCGATAA
- the glnA gene encoding type I glutamate--ammonia ligase codes for MSVENVLKAIQENNIEWVDFRFVDLAGRAHHISLPASAVDADTFVNGVAFDGSSIQGFRGIEESDMVMIPDPESTYVDPFTAHPTLNVMCDIFTPDGERYERDPRGIAVKAEAFLKESGVGTTAFFAPESEFFIFDDVRYESGTNSSSYFVDSEEASWNTNRKEDGGNLGFKVRTKGGYVPVAPVDTQQDIRSEMCRILEEAGLSIERHHHEVATAGQAEINFRFDTLKKTADNLLVYKYIVHNTARQYGKVATFMPKPLFGDNGSGMHVHQSIFDGDSPLFYDKAGYANLSEMALHYIGGILYHAPALIALTNPSTNSFKRLVPGYEAPVNLVYSKGNRSAAVRIPVAAVTPKGCRIEFRTPDSTANPYLAFSAMLMAGLDGIKRKINPTELGYGPLDKNIYDLSDADKENIRSVPASLEEALDALAADNEFLTEGDVFTKEFIDNYINLKRDEAKAVAIRIHPHEYSLYFDC; via the coding sequence ATGTCGGTTGAAAACGTATTGAAAGCAATTCAAGAGAACAACATCGAGTGGGTAGATTTTCGTTTTGTAGATTTAGCCGGTCGTGCGCATCACATTTCGTTACCAGCTTCGGCAGTTGACGCAGACACTTTTGTCAATGGAGTAGCCTTTGATGGTTCTTCTATTCAAGGTTTCCGCGGAATCGAAGAGTCCGATATGGTTATGATTCCAGATCCTGAATCGACTTATGTCGATCCGTTCACAGCACACCCTACACTGAACGTTATGTGTGATATCTTCACTCCGGATGGCGAGCGTTATGAGCGTGACCCGCGCGGTATTGCTGTTAAGGCGGAAGCGTTCCTGAAAGAAAGCGGAGTAGGTACAACGGCATTTTTCGCACCTGAATCCGAATTCTTTATCTTTGACGATGTACGTTATGAGAGTGGCACGAACAGCTCTTCCTATTTCGTAGATTCCGAAGAAGCTTCATGGAACACAAACCGTAAGGAAGACGGCGGTAACCTGGGCTTCAAAGTACGCACAAAAGGCGGCTATGTTCCTGTAGCTCCAGTGGATACACAACAAGATATCCGCAGCGAAATGTGTCGTATTCTGGAAGAAGCCGGCCTTTCCATCGAACGTCACCACCACGAAGTGGCGACAGCAGGCCAAGCCGAGATCAACTTCCGTTTTGATACGTTGAAGAAAACAGCAGATAACCTGCTTGTATACAAATACATCGTGCACAACACTGCACGTCAATATGGTAAAGTAGCAACATTCATGCCGAAACCACTGTTTGGTGACAACGGTAGCGGAATGCACGTTCACCAATCCATCTTCGATGGCGATTCCCCATTGTTCTATGACAAAGCGGGATATGCGAACCTGAGCGAAATGGCTCTGCACTACATCGGGGGAATTCTGTACCACGCACCAGCCCTGATTGCTTTGACTAACCCTAGTACGAACTCATTCAAACGTCTTGTACCTGGTTATGAAGCACCGGTTAACCTGGTTTACTCCAAAGGTAACCGTTCAGCAGCAGTACGTATTCCTGTTGCAGCTGTTACACCGAAAGGATGTCGTATCGAGTTCCGTACACCGGACTCCACAGCTAACCCTTACCTGGCATTCTCTGCAATGCTGATGGCGGGTCTGGATGGTATCAAACGCAAAATCAATCCAACTGAGCTTGGATATGGTCCTCTGGATAAAAACATCTATGATTTGTCTGATGCAGATAAAGAAAACATCCGCAGTGTACCAGCATCCCTGGAAGAAGCGCTTGATGCTCTGGCAGCGGACAACGAGTTCTTGACTGAAGGTGACGTATTCACGAAAGAATTCATCGATAACTATATCAACCTCAAACGTGACGAAGCGAAAGCAGTAGCGATCCGCATTCATCCACATGAGTACAGCCTTTACTTCGACTGCTAA
- a CDS encoding alpha/beta hydrolase → MAHITIETGSPTLCMNTSIHVVSSDSGDTSGGTLYLLHGAGDNASTWQRLTTIEMYAEQYGCTIIMPEANRSYYTDMEYGLNYFHYITQELPEFCRRQLNLNTDPAKTYVAGLSMGGYGALKCALTFPERYRKVVSLSGVTDIQTRLHDPGMPSGMIKEMKAVFGERLQVKPDQDLYALSAKLLEQGGTLPDVLCCCGDIDPFVDMNRKFAEYMQETNFEFRYVETPGTHEWRFWEQHLRTMFDFLYNDKTKVE, encoded by the coding sequence ATGGCGCATATAACGATCGAAACCGGATCGCCTACATTATGCATGAATACAAGCATACATGTAGTGTCCAGTGACTCCGGAGACACTTCAGGCGGTACGCTATATTTGCTGCATGGGGCAGGCGATAATGCAAGTACGTGGCAACGTTTGACTACAATTGAAATGTACGCTGAGCAATATGGCTGTACCATCATTATGCCGGAAGCGAACCGAAGCTATTACACCGATATGGAATACGGCCTGAATTACTTCCATTACATCACTCAGGAGCTGCCTGAATTCTGCAGGCGTCAGCTCAATCTCAATACAGACCCGGCCAAGACTTACGTCGCCGGTCTATCCATGGGTGGGTACGGTGCATTGAAATGTGCACTGACATTTCCCGAGAGGTACCGCAAGGTGGTCTCTTTATCAGGTGTGACTGATATTCAGACCCGGCTTCATGATCCGGGAATGCCCTCAGGCATGATCAAGGAAATGAAAGCGGTTTTTGGAGAACGGTTACAGGTGAAACCCGATCAGGACCTGTACGCACTGTCTGCCAAGCTGTTGGAGCAAGGTGGAACTTTACCGGATGTTCTGTGTTGTTGCGGTGACATCGATCCCTTTGTGGATATGAATCGCAAATTCGCGGAATACATGCAGGAAACGAACTTTGAATTTCGGTATGTGGAGACGCCGGGTACCCATGAATGGAGATTTTGGGAGCAACACTTGAGAACCATGTTTGATTTTCTGTATAACGACAAGACCAAAGTAGAGTGA
- a CDS encoding GNAT family N-acetyltransferase: MNIRTAVVTDYPELRTIYLESRRARFHWTTPEDMSLQDFDADTVDEHIIVAEQEDGQLLGFASLYLPDNFIHLLFIHPGFMGGGTGSRLLDASISLMQQPIRLKCVSDNHKAIGFYERQGWKKVIEEGNPGGKYWVMEYDTNS, translated from the coding sequence TTGAATATTCGAACAGCAGTTGTTACAGATTACCCGGAGTTAAGAACCATTTATCTGGAGTCGCGTCGCGCCCGTTTTCACTGGACAACTCCAGAGGACATGTCCCTTCAAGATTTTGACGCAGATACCGTGGATGAGCATATTATCGTGGCTGAACAGGAAGATGGACAGCTCCTCGGTTTCGCTTCGCTGTACCTTCCTGATAATTTTATCCACCTTCTGTTTATCCATCCCGGTTTTATGGGCGGGGGCACAGGTTCGCGCTTACTTGATGCGTCGATTTCACTCATGCAGCAGCCCATTCGATTGAAATGTGTATCCGACAATCATAAAGCAATTGGTTTTTACGAACGACAGGGTTGGAAAAAAGTCATTGAAGAAGGTAACCCCGGAGGAAAATATTGGGTGATGGAATATGACACGAATAGTTAA
- a CDS encoding serine hydrolase domain-containing protein yields MSSIIDSFVHHINEQQLNVYSVRVLQKGITIGAWDHTTDMRRLQHSVSKSFTCMAIGLALDEGILTLESRLGDYFTSPTPASHLTAFPPEDLTLYDLLRMSSGHDVPVLWAEERATLPEKDWAKYYMSLPLNRVPGETFTYSSADTFMISAMFQAASGQTVKDYLIPRLFVPLGISNVEWETSPLGITLGCAGLELTNEELGRFGQLLLQEGHWNGKQLIPAEWIRLATAQQIPTPGAGDWGQGYGYQFWRCSHNAYRADGANGQLCVVLPALKSVVAVNSDEQNMQAILDHIWSDILPILEGNI; encoded by the coding sequence ATGTCGAGTATTATAGATTCTTTTGTTCATCATATTAATGAACAGCAGTTAAACGTATATTCTGTTCGTGTATTGCAGAAAGGGATTACAATCGGAGCGTGGGATCACACCACAGATATGCGCCGCTTACAGCATTCTGTCAGCAAATCGTTTACCTGTATGGCGATTGGATTGGCTTTGGATGAGGGCATACTTACCCTTGAATCCAGGCTCGGTGACTACTTCACATCACCAACACCTGCTTCCCATTTAACCGCCTTCCCTCCTGAGGACCTTACCCTGTATGATTTGCTGCGGATGTCATCAGGGCATGATGTCCCTGTGTTATGGGCAGAAGAGCGGGCCACACTTCCTGAGAAAGATTGGGCCAAATATTACATGTCCCTCCCTTTGAACAGAGTCCCTGGTGAAACGTTTACATACAGCAGTGCAGATACGTTTATGATCTCCGCCATGTTTCAGGCTGCCTCTGGTCAAACCGTTAAGGACTATCTGATTCCCCGGCTATTCGTGCCACTGGGTATTTCGAATGTAGAGTGGGAGACCTCTCCCTTGGGCATTACATTGGGCTGTGCGGGCTTGGAGCTCACCAACGAGGAATTAGGCAGATTCGGTCAATTGTTGCTTCAGGAGGGCCATTGGAACGGCAAACAGCTCATTCCGGCGGAATGGATTCGATTGGCGACGGCACAGCAGATCCCTACACCGGGAGCCGGTGATTGGGGACAAGGTTATGGATATCAATTCTGGAGATGTTCCCATAACGCTTACCGTGCTGATGGCGCCAATGGTCAACTATGCGTTGTTCTGCCCGCCCTGAAGTCCGTTGTTGCCGTCAATAGTGATGAACAAAATATGCAAGCCATTCTTGACCATATATGGTCAGATATATTACCTATTTTGGAGGGGAATATTTGA
- a CDS encoding type 2 periplasmic-binding domain-containing protein → MKTNKKLSVRALFAITLSVVMLMVTACSSQGASGGNEKDAEGNYKDNLTISVANLTEIKNGNLDNDFHKFWTDKFNVTWDYNYIDWDSWGEKLRLWINSGDLPDVAVWNYVHGDAMNSIDQGLFYKFPDDWKERWPNVAAAYKLTGLGDKLEELTGGTYVLPRPIYFENKPADPLTNQIGVIALRKDWAEAVGFELKDAYTTSELNEYAELVKEKDPGKVGNKLVPLSYNAADAMTNMIMPNSVHAMTDSPFYKGEDGQFHWGPADPETLTGLKLMQKAYKDGLLNPEFYTWKNNEGQNNFKVTGTAAVTSLGGLASYRQGLDSDMRKNLGVDSDELVHTAIVLGDDGKYRNMEQANFWSALIFNPNISDEKFERIMDLIDYSTTKEGQLLINMGFEGKDWKYDENNELVSLLPEGTVLEDKYPARFEGLYLLGDDFSVVNPAIKKDYRDRAVKLFQEKAKLGTEGQSLAAYDWDVNLYDSKAKSQASFDYQNEYANLILKSGDLEANWKEWVNSKMSLVQPYLDELNKEFK, encoded by the coding sequence ATGAAAACGAACAAAAAGTTGTCAGTAAGAGCTCTCTTTGCCATCACGCTTAGTGTAGTTATGCTGATGGTGACCGCTTGTTCCAGCCAAGGTGCTTCAGGTGGTAACGAAAAAGATGCAGAGGGAAATTACAAAGACAACCTGACCATCTCTGTAGCTAACCTGACCGAAATCAAAAACGGGAATCTGGATAATGATTTCCACAAGTTCTGGACTGACAAGTTCAATGTAACATGGGATTACAACTATATCGATTGGGATTCATGGGGCGAGAAGCTTCGTCTGTGGATCAACTCTGGCGACTTGCCGGATGTAGCAGTATGGAACTACGTGCATGGTGATGCCATGAACAGTATTGATCAAGGCCTGTTCTACAAATTCCCGGATGACTGGAAAGAACGCTGGCCTAACGTGGCAGCAGCCTACAAGTTAACCGGTCTTGGAGACAAACTGGAAGAACTGACGGGCGGAACATACGTCCTGCCAAGACCAATCTATTTTGAGAACAAACCAGCTGACCCATTGACGAACCAAATTGGTGTCATTGCGCTTCGTAAAGACTGGGCTGAAGCGGTTGGTTTTGAACTGAAAGATGCTTATACAACATCCGAATTGAATGAATATGCTGAGCTTGTGAAAGAAAAAGATCCAGGCAAAGTGGGCAACAAACTTGTACCTCTGTCCTATAATGCGGCAGATGCGATGACAAACATGATTATGCCGAACAGTGTGCATGCCATGACCGATTCTCCGTTCTACAAAGGTGAAGATGGCCAGTTCCACTGGGGACCAGCAGATCCTGAGACGCTGACAGGACTGAAATTGATGCAAAAAGCCTACAAGGATGGTTTGCTGAATCCTGAGTTCTACACATGGAAAAACAATGAAGGTCAAAACAACTTCAAAGTAACAGGAACAGCTGCAGTAACAAGTCTGGGCGGACTGGCTTCGTACAGACAAGGTCTGGATTCCGATATGAGAAAGAATCTGGGTGTAGATAGTGATGAACTGGTACACACAGCAATTGTATTGGGCGATGACGGGAAATACCGTAACATGGAGCAAGCAAACTTCTGGTCTGCATTGATCTTCAATCCGAACATCAGTGACGAGAAATTCGAACGCATCATGGATCTGATCGACTACTCGACTACCAAAGAAGGACAACTGCTGATCAACATGGGCTTCGAAGGAAAAGATTGGAAATATGACGAAAACAATGAACTCGTTAGCTTGCTGCCAGAAGGTACTGTCCTGGAAGACAAATACCCGGCACGCTTCGAAGGTCTGTATCTTCTGGGTGACGACTTCAGTGTAGTAAATCCTGCAATCAAAAAGGATTATCGTGATAGAGCTGTGAAGCTGTTCCAGGAAAAAGCAAAACTCGGAACAGAAGGTCAATCCCTCGCAGCATACGACTGGGATGTCAACCTGTACGATTCCAAAGCTAAAAGTCAGGCTTCGTTCGACTACCAGAATGAGTATGCCAACCTGATCCTCAAAAGTGGAGATCTGGAAGCGAACTGGAAAGAATGGGTAAACAGCAAAATGTCCCTGGTTCAACCTTATCTGGATGAACTGAACAAAGAATTCAAGTAA